The proteins below come from a single Carnobacterium divergens DSM 20623 genomic window:
- a CDS encoding universal stress protein, giving the protein MNLLVPMDMDETSKHALQEAITLAKSFKEQGKITILHVINREIAPDAVETTVDLESKLHEETNAYLTKVKNVVEKANLAVEIVALEGFAATKILDFEKKNPVDFIVIGHHNRKGLDRIVVGSVSKKIIHDAACPVIVVK; this is encoded by the coding sequence ATGAATTTATTAGTACCTATGGATATGGATGAAACATCAAAACATGCGTTGCAAGAAGCTATTACACTAGCAAAAAGCTTTAAAGAACAAGGAAAAATCACAATTTTACACGTTATCAATCGAGAAATTGCTCCTGATGCTGTTGAAACAACGGTTGACTTAGAGTCAAAACTTCACGAAGAAACAAATGCTTACTTAACTAAAGTTAAAAACGTAGTTGAAAAAGCTAATTTAGCGGTAGAAATCGTAGCTCTTGAAGGATTTGCAGCCACTAAAATTCTTGATTTTGAAAAAAAGAATCCCGTTGATTTTATCGTTATCGGTCATCATAATCGTAAAGGTTTGGATCGAATCGTTGTTGGAAGTGTTTCTAAAAAAATTATTCACGATGCAGCTTGTCCCGTTATCGTTGTAAAATAA
- a CDS encoding MFS transporter produces the protein MEENQDYLNELNELPVEKQESVLKGLLKQPKPAWAVAFACVIAFMGIGLVDPILKSISEQLHATPAQTSLLFTSYMLVTGIVMLFSGFISSRIGAKRTLLYGLVIIIIFAILGGLSNSVGQLVGFRAGWGLGNALFISTALSAIVGVSVGGTEQSIIMYEAAMGLGMSVGPLLGGILGSFSWRAPFFGVATLMTVAFISVTILLEKIPKPEKKVGFWDALRALKHKGLLITGITALFYNFGFFTLLAYSPFRMESYSAMQVGFVFFGWGLCLAISSVFLAPKLQEKFGTKNMMYTALLLFAFDLMIMGFGANNSTVISVCIIIAGLFQGINNTLITTAVMEVAPVERSIASSAYSFIRFTGGALAPWLAGKLADWYNPHVTFWFAAAAVAVGALVLFAGRRYLDNIE, from the coding sequence GTGGAAGAAAATCAAGATTATTTGAATGAATTAAATGAACTGCCTGTCGAAAAGCAGGAAAGTGTTTTAAAAGGGTTATTAAAACAACCGAAACCTGCTTGGGCTGTTGCCTTTGCTTGCGTTATTGCCTTTATGGGCATCGGTTTAGTTGATCCCATTTTAAAATCAATTTCAGAACAACTACATGCAACACCTGCACAAACGTCTTTATTATTTACCAGTTACATGCTTGTTACTGGTATTGTTATGCTTTTTTCTGGCTTTATCTCAAGTCGAATTGGTGCAAAGCGAACTTTATTATATGGTCTAGTCATTATTATTATCTTTGCAATTCTAGGTGGACTTTCTAATTCTGTTGGTCAACTTGTTGGCTTTCGTGCCGGCTGGGGATTAGGAAATGCTTTATTTATTTCAACTGCTTTATCTGCAATTGTTGGTGTAAGTGTTGGCGGAACCGAACAATCGATTATTATGTACGAAGCTGCAATGGGACTAGGAATGTCTGTTGGGCCTTTACTAGGAGGAATTTTAGGTAGTTTTTCTTGGCGTGCACCGTTCTTTGGCGTTGCAACCTTAATGACTGTCGCTTTTATTTCCGTAACCATTTTATTAGAAAAAATTCCAAAACCTGAGAAAAAAGTCGGTTTTTGGGATGCTTTACGCGCTTTAAAACATAAAGGTTTATTGATTACAGGAATTACTGCGCTTTTCTATAATTTCGGTTTCTTTACTTTATTGGCCTATTCACCTTTTAGAATGGAAAGTTACAGCGCGATGCAAGTAGGTTTCGTCTTCTTTGGCTGGGGACTTTGTTTAGCTATCTCCTCTGTTTTCCTAGCTCCAAAATTACAAGAAAAATTCGGCACTAAAAATATGATGTATACCGCATTACTATTATTTGCCTTTGATTTAATGATTATGGGCTTTGGTGCAAACAACAGTACTGTCATTTCCGTTTGCATCATTATTGCTGGTCTTTTCCAAGGGATTAACAACACTTTAATCACCACTGCAGTAATGGAAGTCGCACCCGTTGAACGTTCAATCGCATCTTCTGCTTACAGCTTTATTCGTTTTACAGGTGGCGCTTTGGCTCCTTGGTTAGCTGGAAAATTAGCTGACTGGTATAATCCTCACGTTACTTTCTGGTTTGCAGCAGCAGCCGTTGCTGTTGGCGCACTTGTCTTATTTGCTGGACGTCGTTATTTAGATAATATTGAATAG
- a CDS encoding PadR family transcriptional regulator has product MNSLGYTLLSMLVRKPCSGYELKGYLELFWQAHHSQIYPLLNKLEKLGYVVYISENDPIHKKIYSITDEGKEFLQEWIQGKTAKPITRDEFLGKLYAISIIDPKRVEELFQERQAYFQKLATIHKKTLDEIDEQFGADLTGEGWESSFGRYLICKRRYDMDLAELEWCQWANDQYRQKFNNKNFSN; this is encoded by the coding sequence ATGAATTCATTAGGCTATACATTACTCAGTATGCTAGTTCGTAAACCATGCTCTGGTTATGAATTAAAAGGATACTTAGAATTATTTTGGCAGGCACATCACAGTCAGATTTATCCGCTCTTAAATAAGCTCGAAAAATTAGGGTATGTTGTCTATATTTCAGAAAATGACCCAATTCATAAAAAAATCTATTCCATTACAGATGAAGGAAAAGAATTCTTACAAGAGTGGATTCAAGGGAAAACAGCTAAACCAATTACAAGAGATGAATTTTTAGGAAAGTTATACGCTATTTCGATTATTGATCCTAAGCGTGTTGAAGAGCTTTTCCAAGAACGACAAGCCTATTTTCAAAAGTTAGCAACAATTCATAAGAAAACGTTAGATGAAATTGACGAACAGTTTGGTGCTGATTTAACAGGTGAAGGTTGGGAATCATCATTTGGACGTTATTTAATTTGTAAACGTCGTTATGATATGGATTTAGCAGAATTAGAGTGGTGTCAGTGGGCGAATGACCAGTATCGTCAAAAATTTAACAATAAAAATTTTTCAAACTAG
- a CDS encoding glycoside hydrolase family 3 N-terminal domain-containing protein, which translates to MKQTELVNLVAQLSLEEKIGQLQQLTGNFYTEEEAEITGPMTEVGLTEKSVYEAGSVLGLSGAKATMEAQSKYLSKNRLQIPLLFMADIVHGYRTIFPIPLGLASSWNPKLVKKTAQVAAVESAVSGLHVTFSPMVDLVRDPRWGRVMESTGEDPYLNQLYAKAFVEGYQGDLANDPLTIAACVKHFAAYGAPEGGREYNTVNMSDRQLRESYLPAYQAALEAGCKLVMTAFNTVDGIPATANRYLNRDILRKEFGFKGVLISDWAATKEVVAHGVAANEKEAAALSLKAGVDIEMMAFCYQHFLKELVTEGKISTDLIDEAVLRILELKNDLGLFENPYRGANEEQEAALVFSKEHQEIALQAARESIVLLENKQNVLPLQKQEKVAFVGPFVEYHDLLGNWSWKGNPSETETIKEVASKRKESIEFVATSGIWELTDEELTAAHKAAEKTDKIILFLGETADMSGEASSRTNIQLPTAQLTLLRELKIHGKPIVVVTFNGRPLDLTEVAELSDGLVEAWFPGTKGAQAVTEILFGETAPTGRLTMSFPRNVGQIPVYYNHFNTGRPIDANDADNKYVSKYLDVSNEPLYPFGYGLSYDKVSYQDLVIQEETIGLDGKISASVTLQNNSNQPVTETVQWYVRDIVGEVVRPMKELKGFETCIVPAGESKLVTWEISVEELAYIHVNLEKKADAGEFVVMVGSNSSEVLAKTITVKN; encoded by the coding sequence TTGAAGCAAACAGAATTAGTAAACTTAGTGGCGCAGTTATCATTAGAAGAGAAGATTGGACAATTACAACAATTAACAGGAAATTTTTATACAGAAGAAGAAGCAGAAATTACAGGACCAATGACCGAAGTAGGATTAACTGAAAAAAGTGTCTATGAGGCGGGATCTGTTTTAGGATTGTCTGGAGCAAAGGCAACAATGGAAGCGCAGTCAAAATATTTATCGAAAAATCGCCTGCAAATTCCATTGCTATTTATGGCAGATATTGTTCATGGTTATCGGACAATTTTCCCAATTCCGTTAGGCTTAGCTTCAAGTTGGAATCCAAAATTAGTTAAGAAAACCGCACAGGTGGCAGCAGTTGAATCAGCTGTTTCAGGATTACATGTTACTTTTTCACCAATGGTTGATTTAGTTCGAGATCCACGTTGGGGACGTGTCATGGAGAGTACGGGAGAAGATCCTTACTTGAATCAATTGTATGCGAAAGCCTTTGTTGAAGGATATCAAGGTGACTTGGCTAATGACCCATTAACAATCGCGGCGTGTGTCAAACATTTTGCTGCGTATGGTGCACCAGAAGGCGGGCGTGAGTACAATACCGTTAACATGTCAGATCGTCAGTTAAGAGAGTCCTACTTGCCAGCTTATCAAGCAGCGCTTGAGGCAGGGTGTAAATTAGTAATGACAGCCTTTAATACTGTAGATGGCATTCCAGCGACAGCTAACCGCTATTTAAATCGTGATATTTTACGTAAAGAATTTGGCTTTAAAGGTGTCTTAATTTCTGATTGGGCAGCAACTAAAGAAGTTGTCGCACATGGCGTGGCAGCAAATGAAAAAGAAGCCGCCGCATTATCACTTAAAGCAGGTGTTGATATTGAAATGATGGCATTTTGTTACCAACATTTCTTAAAAGAATTAGTAACAGAAGGCAAAATTTCGACGGATTTAATTGATGAGGCTGTTTTACGAATTTTAGAGCTGAAAAATGATTTAGGGTTATTTGAAAACCCCTATCGTGGAGCAAATGAAGAGCAAGAAGCTGCTCTTGTTTTTAGTAAAGAACATCAAGAGATTGCGCTACAAGCAGCTAGAGAATCTATTGTCTTACTGGAAAATAAACAGAATGTACTCCCTCTTCAAAAACAAGAAAAAGTAGCGTTTGTCGGACCTTTTGTAGAGTATCATGATCTTTTAGGGAACTGGAGTTGGAAAGGGAATCCAAGCGAAACCGAAACCATTAAAGAAGTGGCAAGCAAGCGTAAGGAATCCATTGAATTTGTTGCAACTTCAGGCATTTGGGAGCTGACGGATGAGGAGTTAACAGCTGCTCATAAAGCTGCAGAAAAAACAGATAAAATAATCCTCTTCTTAGGTGAAACAGCTGATATGAGTGGCGAGGCAAGTAGTCGTACAAATATTCAGTTGCCAACCGCTCAATTGACGTTGTTACGTGAGCTGAAAATCCATGGAAAACCAATTGTTGTAGTGACATTTAATGGCCGACCACTTGATTTGACAGAAGTAGCGGAGTTATCTGATGGATTAGTCGAGGCGTGGTTCCCGGGAACCAAAGGAGCTCAAGCTGTTACGGAAATTTTATTTGGTGAAACCGCGCCAACAGGTAGATTGACAATGAGTTTCCCTCGAAATGTTGGACAAATTCCAGTTTATTACAATCATTTTAATACGGGACGTCCCATTGATGCGAATGATGCTGATAACAAATATGTATCGAAATATTTAGATGTTTCAAATGAACCGTTGTATCCTTTTGGTTACGGTTTAAGCTACGATAAGGTAAGTTATCAAGATTTAGTGATTCAAGAAGAAACGATTGGGCTAGATGGCAAAATCAGTGCAAGTGTCACACTTCAAAACAATAGCAATCAACCGGTAACGGAAACGGTTCAATGGTATGTCCGAGACATTGTCGGAGAAGTTGTTCGTCCAATGAAGGAATTAAAAGGCTTTGAAACATGCATTGTTCCAGCAGGTGAAAGTAAGCTGGTAACATGGGAAATTTCAGTAGAGGAACTGGCATATATCCATGTGAACTTAGAAAAGAAAGCAGATGCTGGTGAATTTGTAGTAATGGTGGGAAGCAATAGTTCAGAAGTACTAGCGAAAACGATAACAGTAAAAAATTGA
- a CDS encoding GH36-type glycosyl hydrolase domain-containing protein, with product MENRVLKNGKTTFNFLPTGDLYQVKHQGIQLNQVKGNVIDGSMNGIYLRILDDLTAIQAFPLIGGAAKGHMSVGENQLKWQGTILDIAYEVVFSLTDAGIWFWDILLSGSGHVVDVVYGQDIGLATPDSLLANEAYVSQYVDHRVLSDDLGVVVASRQNQVQNGQNPYLQQGSLTGAAHFSTDGFQFFGKSYKGTNVPAILAKEQLEDRVYQYEFAYVALQTNPIVLLQQQKVNFYGMILEDHPLKIETIENKALILEKYQEIQQTKGSFVPIEKATKNSQISGILNGKELSNGQLDQLFPARKLEEFLAGQISSFFTESNEHVVLANKELEMERPNGHILMSGKSVDAKEETLTTTSYMYGVFQSQIVAGNTFMNRFISNTRNPLNTFKTSGQRIYLLVDGCYQLLAIPSAYEMGFNYARWHYQLVDDLITITVYTKTTQSEVALTVHSKQGKKYQVLVTQEIIVNDTATDNAPDIKVNATENQLIAKPNQATLAYQKYPNLTYRMEWESDGTAKWIASDFWFEEELAEVQIPVTSLLFEQVSELSITISASLEGELTAVSPESFNEATEAYRLYLADLHRHFNLTSETPNTEIERYNTIVWWYTHNMLIHYLVPHGLEQFGGAAWGTRDVCQGPIEFFMATQRFDVVREILTMIFAHQFVEDGNWPQWFMFDRYEEVMADESHGDIIVWPLKVIGDYLVATGDVSILEVEVPYMSRKDKKATDFKESVKEHIAKELAYITSHFLPGTYLSCYGDGDWDDTLQPYDSRLKEDMASTWTVALTYQALKTFATGIEKVNPEWSKELLELAQNVEKDYRKYMLQDQTLPGFVLKEGESFDYIVHPTDQKTQIDYRLLPMTRSMISELLTPTEMRHHMALIEDNLLFPDGVHLMSQPATYQGGVSQYFKRAEQAANFGREIGLQYVHAHIRYSEALAKVGEGQKMWQALSTINPILLTDYVANAEIRQSNAYFSSSDGKFDTRYEAATHFSELKTGDRLVKGGWRIYSSGPGIYLNQFFTHLIGIQVEKQALILDPMLPIELGEVKVDFAYLSMPLKVIYRWHEAEDSVVINQQSVPFKRTLNPYRTGGFKIEGNQMQEIVKNTTGPIQVIVSMKTR from the coding sequence GTGGAAAATAGAGTGTTGAAAAATGGCAAAACGACTTTTAATTTTTTGCCAACTGGGGATTTATATCAAGTGAAGCACCAAGGAATTCAGTTAAATCAAGTAAAAGGAAATGTCATTGATGGATCAATGAATGGGATTTACCTTCGTATTTTAGATGATCTTACAGCCATTCAAGCTTTTCCATTAATTGGAGGAGCTGCCAAAGGACACATGTCCGTTGGGGAAAATCAGTTGAAATGGCAAGGCACAATTTTAGATATTGCTTATGAAGTCGTTTTTTCATTGACGGATGCTGGAATTTGGTTTTGGGATATTTTGCTTTCAGGAAGCGGGCATGTTGTTGATGTTGTTTATGGACAAGATATAGGCTTAGCTACACCTGATTCGTTACTGGCAAACGAGGCTTATGTTTCGCAATACGTTGACCACCGTGTGTTATCTGATGATTTGGGTGTGGTAGTGGCTTCTAGGCAAAATCAAGTTCAAAATGGTCAAAATCCATACCTACAGCAAGGTTCTTTAACGGGAGCTGCGCATTTTTCAACAGATGGGTTTCAATTTTTTGGGAAAAGCTATAAAGGGACGAATGTTCCTGCTATTTTAGCAAAAGAACAATTGGAAGATCGTGTGTATCAATATGAGTTTGCATACGTGGCGCTACAAACGAACCCAATCGTCTTGCTTCAGCAACAAAAGGTTAATTTTTACGGCATGATACTAGAGGATCATCCTTTAAAGATCGAAACGATTGAAAATAAAGCACTTATTTTAGAGAAATATCAAGAAATTCAGCAAACTAAAGGGAGTTTTGTTCCAATTGAAAAAGCGACTAAAAATTCTCAAATTAGTGGAATTTTGAATGGAAAAGAGCTAAGTAATGGGCAATTAGACCAACTTTTCCCCGCTAGAAAGTTAGAAGAATTCTTAGCAGGCCAAATCAGTTCCTTTTTTACAGAGTCTAATGAACATGTGGTGCTTGCAAATAAAGAATTGGAAATGGAACGACCAAATGGACACATTTTAATGAGTGGTAAGAGTGTTGATGCAAAAGAAGAGACGTTAACGACTACTTCTTATATGTACGGGGTCTTTCAGTCGCAAATTGTGGCAGGCAATACATTTATGAATCGTTTTATTTCAAACACCAGAAATCCGTTGAATACCTTCAAAACAAGCGGACAACGTATTTATTTACTAGTAGATGGGTGCTATCAATTACTGGCGATTCCTTCTGCGTATGAAATGGGCTTTAATTATGCCCGGTGGCATTATCAACTAGTGGATGATTTAATTACCATTACAGTTTATACAAAAACGACTCAGTCAGAAGTTGCACTAACCGTTCATTCTAAGCAAGGGAAAAAGTATCAAGTGCTTGTAACACAAGAAATTATTGTCAATGATACCGCAACTGATAATGCGCCTGATATAAAGGTGAATGCTACAGAAAATCAGTTAATTGCAAAACCTAATCAAGCAACGTTAGCTTATCAAAAATATCCGAATCTAACGTATCGAATGGAATGGGAAAGTGATGGAACCGCTAAATGGATTGCCAGTGATTTTTGGTTTGAAGAAGAGCTTGCAGAAGTGCAGATTCCAGTGACAAGTTTATTATTTGAACAGGTGAGCGAGCTTAGTATTACGATTTCAGCTAGCCTAGAAGGTGAGTTAACCGCTGTTTCACCAGAGTCTTTTAATGAAGCGACAGAAGCGTATCGTCTTTATTTAGCAGATTTGCATCGTCATTTTAATTTGACATCAGAGACGCCAAACACTGAAATAGAGCGATACAATACCATTGTTTGGTGGTATACCCACAATATGTTAATTCACTACTTGGTTCCACATGGGTTGGAACAGTTTGGTGGAGCCGCTTGGGGAACAAGGGACGTCTGTCAAGGTCCAATCGAATTCTTTATGGCAACGCAACGTTTTGATGTGGTAAGGGAAATTTTAACGATGATTTTTGCACATCAATTTGTTGAGGATGGCAACTGGCCTCAATGGTTTATGTTTGATCGTTATGAGGAAGTAATGGCAGATGAAAGTCACGGGGATATTATTGTCTGGCCGTTAAAAGTAATTGGCGATTACTTGGTAGCAACTGGGGATGTTTCGATTTTGGAAGTAGAAGTTCCATACATGTCACGCAAGGATAAAAAAGCAACGGACTTTAAGGAAAGTGTGAAGGAGCATATTGCAAAAGAATTGGCGTATATTACATCACATTTTCTACCGGGAACGTATCTATCTTGTTATGGCGATGGCGATTGGGATGATACCTTACAGCCTTACGATAGTCGCTTGAAGGAAGATATGGCAAGTACGTGGACGGTAGCGTTGACGTACCAAGCATTAAAAACATTTGCAACAGGAATAGAAAAAGTAAACCCAGAATGGTCAAAAGAGTTACTGGAACTGGCCCAAAATGTCGAAAAAGATTACCGAAAATACATGCTACAAGATCAAACGTTACCTGGATTTGTGTTAAAAGAGGGTGAAAGTTTTGATTACATTGTGCATCCAACGGATCAAAAAACACAGATTGATTATCGTTTGTTGCCAATGACAAGAAGTATGATTAGTGAATTATTGACTCCAACAGAGATGCGTCACCATATGGCGCTAATTGAAGACAATCTATTGTTCCCAGATGGTGTTCATTTGATGAGTCAACCGGCGACTTACCAAGGTGGTGTTAGTCAATACTTTAAACGTGCGGAACAAGCTGCAAACTTTGGTCGAGAAATAGGGTTGCAATACGTTCATGCGCATATTCGTTATTCAGAAGCCTTAGCAAAAGTTGGAGAAGGTCAAAAAATGTGGCAGGCGCTCTCAACAATCAATCCTATTTTATTGACGGACTATGTTGCAAATGCGGAAATCAGACAAAGCAATGCATACTTTAGCAGCTCTGATGGCAAGTTTGATACACGCTATGAAGCAGCAACTCATTTTTCTGAATTAAAAACTGGAGATCGTCTTGTAAAAGGCGGATGGCGAATTTATTCTAGTGGACCAGGCATTTATTTGAACCAATTTTTCACTCATCTCATCGGGATTCAAGTAGAAAAGCAAGCGTTGATTTTAGACCCTATGCTTCCCATCGAGTTAGGGGAAGTGAAGGTTGACTTTGCCTACTTGTCGATGCCGCTTAAGGTGATTTATCGATGGCATGAAGCGGAGGATAGTGTTGTTATTAATCAGCAATCGGTTCCATTTAAACGAACGTTAAATCCTTATCGTACAGGTGGGTTTAAAATTGAAGGGAATCAAATGCAGGAAATTGTGAAGAATACGACGGGTCCGATTCAAGTGATTGTCTCCATGAAAACAAGGTAA
- a CDS encoding ABC transporter permease — translation MVLPGIAFMFIFTYIPIYGLIIAFKSYTVVDTIKDAPWVGLENFRIIMNDQFFWESVVNTLGISLLKLLCGFFIPIVLAIMIFEVKSGPFKRVVQTVSYLPHFLSWIILGGMLISWLSTSGLLNQVLEGVGMIEPGAGPNYLLDADKYWWIAVLSDIWKEAGWGTILYLATMSRIDPTFYEAARMDGANKLKQIWYITIPMLKPIISLNLILNVSGLLGSNLDQTLVLMNSQNQAKSEVINSYVYRMGLAQGDFSYATAVGLGISVVSVILLFVANQATKKMNDNQSVIF, via the coding sequence ATGGTTCTTCCAGGCATTGCTTTTATGTTTATTTTTACTTATATTCCTATTTACGGACTGATAATTGCGTTTAAGAGCTATACAGTTGTTGATACAATTAAAGATGCACCGTGGGTTGGATTAGAGAATTTCCGCATTATTATGAATGACCAATTTTTTTGGGAATCAGTGGTGAATACGCTAGGCATTAGTTTATTGAAATTATTGTGTGGCTTTTTTATTCCCATTGTTTTAGCGATTATGATTTTTGAAGTGAAAAGTGGTCCTTTTAAACGTGTTGTTCAAACCGTTTCCTACTTACCCCATTTCTTATCTTGGATTATTCTTGGTGGGATGCTGATTAGTTGGCTGTCAACAAGTGGTCTATTGAATCAAGTCTTAGAGGGCGTTGGAATGATTGAACCAGGAGCTGGGCCAAATTATTTGCTAGATGCCGATAAATATTGGTGGATTGCGGTTTTATCTGATATTTGGAAGGAAGCCGGATGGGGAACAATTCTTTATTTGGCGACAATGTCTCGAATTGATCCGACTTTTTATGAAGCGGCTCGAATGGATGGGGCAAATAAATTAAAACAAATTTGGTACATTACAATTCCAATGTTAAAACCTATTATTTCGTTAAATTTAATTTTAAATGTAAGCGGTCTACTAGGGTCGAATTTAGATCAAACATTAGTTTTAATGAACTCGCAAAACCAAGCAAAATCAGAAGTAATTAATTCCTATGTTTACCGAATGGGGTTGGCGCAAGGCGATTTCTCTTATGCTACCGCAGTTGGATTAGGAATTTCAGTTGTATCAGTTATTTTATTATTTGTAGCAAATCAAGCAACGAAAAAAATGAATGATAACCAATCGGTAATCTTCTAG
- a CDS encoding carbohydrate ABC transporter permease has product MALIKKKSQMKESRSFYLINTILLVLFTLIIIIPIWNVIVSSVSSGKALADGGLMLWPKELTFDNYKRVLSDGSILNAFFISVSKTVLGALTHVLFCSIMAYALSKKRLVGRGFYTTFGVITLYFGGGMIPYYLLIRSLGLLNSFWVYIIPSLLSYYDVIILMNFFREVPVSLEESARIDGANDWTVFFRIFLPLSKPALATITLFSGVAQWNDFMTTKMFITDKALYPLQMKIYEIIVQSQMQGMDNMGASAIVETTTRGVQLATIVITTIPILIIYPLLQKYFISGMMVGAVKE; this is encoded by the coding sequence ATGGCACTCATTAAAAAGAAATCTCAAATGAAGGAAAGTCGTTCTTTCTATTTGATTAATACGATTTTACTTGTTCTCTTTACGCTAATCATTATTATTCCAATTTGGAATGTAATTGTCTCTTCTGTTAGTTCAGGAAAGGCATTGGCAGATGGTGGTTTGATGTTATGGCCTAAAGAATTAACCTTTGATAATTATAAGCGTGTTTTAAGTGATGGTTCGATTTTAAATGCGTTCTTTATCTCTGTTTCTAAAACCGTTTTAGGCGCATTAACTCATGTTTTATTTTGTTCAATTATGGCTTATGCCTTAAGTAAAAAGCGTTTGGTAGGACGTGGCTTTTATACAACGTTTGGCGTGATCACGCTTTACTTTGGAGGCGGCATGATTCCTTACTATTTATTGATTCGTTCATTAGGATTATTAAATAGCTTTTGGGTGTATATTATTCCGAGTCTGTTAAGTTATTATGACGTGATTATATTAATGAATTTTTTCAGAGAAGTTCCTGTATCGCTGGAAGAATCAGCTAGGATAGATGGCGCAAACGATTGGACCGTCTTTTTTAGAATCTTTTTACCATTATCAAAACCCGCTTTAGCAACGATTACCTTGTTTAGTGGGGTAGCACAATGGAATGACTTTATGACAACGAAAATGTTTATTACCGATAAGGCCTTGTATCCCTTACAAATGAAAATCTATGAAATTATTGTTCAGTCTCAAATGCAGGGAATGGACAATATGGGCGCAAGTGCAATTGTTGAAACCACTACAAGGGGTGTACAACTCGCCACGATTGTGATTACAACCATTCCGATTTTGATTATTTACCCATTACTTCAAAAATACTTTATTTCTGGAATGATGGTTGGAGCAGTTAAAGAATAA